The genomic DNA AAACTATTCCTTGCAGCTCATTCAAGATCGGTTTCAAGACCTAGGTATGAAGACAGTTTTCATGATGATGGAAGATATTCACATGATGGTCCCTCCTCTCATGACGATTGGAGAGGAGATGCTAGAGAGGACTATCCAGGGCCTTCTTATAGATCTAGTAGCCCTCTCATGAGGAAAGATAACTACTACCATGATCACTATGGCCGCCCTGGCTCTCGGGACCGGGACTATGGCCGCCCTGGCTCTCGGGACCGGGACTATGGCCGCCCTGGCTCTCGGGACCGGGACTATGGCCGCCCTGGCTCTCGGGACCGGGACTATGGCCGCCCTGGCTCTCGGGACCGGGACTATGGCCGCCCTCACCCTCGGGAATCCTCTAGATTGCATGACACTGACTTTGGCTCTTCTGAGCTCTTGGGTGATTTTAGGTCACCAGGACTTGTGGAAGAGGAGTATGGGAACATAGAGAGTCAGGATTATGACCTGGAATACGGACTTCAATCTGAGAGCGAGTTCAGACCGCCAGTACACAGAGGCAACATGAGTAGAGGAAGGATTCTGCGAGGAAAACATATTACAAGAGGCctgattaaaaataaagtatttaaagGAGATATCAAAACTCCTCTAAAGAAATGGAACACCAAAAAAACACTACCAGTGACTAATCAGAAGTCAACTCTGCAACCTGATCAGATGCCAGAAACTACAGAACAAGCTAACCAGAGGTCTGCAATTGCCCAGCGCCTTAATCAGAAGCTAATCCTACGACCTAATCAGAGATCAACTTTGACAACGCAAAGGCCTGTCATCCGAATTCGTAAGTCTGAGCATGTTCTCAGACATCTTAATTTTGATCTTGTGGACAAGTCTGACATATTCTCAACCTTTggaatagaaataataaaatgggCTGGATTTCACACAATAAAAAATGATGCAGAATTTCAACAACTGTTTGGGGCTCTCTTCGAGCTGGAGACAGAAACGTGTGCAAAAATGCTTGCTTCATTCAAATGCTCACTAAAGCCAGAACACAGAGATTATTGTTTCTTTACCATCAAAAATTTACAACATGCTGCTTTGAAGACTCCCAAAGTAGACAATGAGTTCTTAAATATGTTGTTGGACAAGGGTGCCATGAAGACTAAGAACTGCTTCTTTGAAATAATAAAGCCTTTTGATAAGTACATGATGAGACTCCAAGATCGTCTTCTAAAGAGTGTCACACCTCTTCTTATGGCCTGTAATGCCTATGAATTAAGCATCAAGACAAGTGGTTTCAGTAATTCTGGAGAAATGGCAGGTGCTTTTGAGACCACCATTTCTCTGTGTCGTAAGTCCTTGGCGCTTCTGGGCCAAACCTTTGCATTAGCTTCTGCTTTCAGGCAAGAGAAAATACTTGAAGCTGTTGGTCTTCAGGAAATGGCTCCAGCACCAACATCATTCCCAAATTTTGATGATTCAACATTATTTGGAAGAGAGTACATAGAGAACTTGAAAGCTTGGCTTGAGAAAAGTGGCTATCCAATTCAGATGAAAAAAATAGAACCTGAGTCCACAATACAGCTTAAAAAAACTGCTCCTGATACAAGACCTAAAATGAAGAGTAAGTAAAATGCCATAAAATATCTTTCTAATAcatatttgaaattttttccATATAATCATAGAATTTAGAGATGAAAAGGCCTACTAGACCATGTAGTCAATCCCTCTCCAGTGCAAGACTATTCCCTATAATACACTCATTGGTGCCTTGAGTGACAAATAACTTGCATTTCACATTTTCATAGTAGTATTCAAATATAACTAGTCTTCACAACACCCTTTTGATGAAGTAATTTTCACTTTGTATATGAGTTAATTTGTCCAGACTATGTAGGTGGCCAGTGACAGATCCGTGATTAGATTTTGCAGGGTCATGGCtccagcctcatctcagtcccttaATCCACACTGATTCTCATAATGACACTGTTTCAGACCTAAGAGATACATCCTCAGAGTTTTTCCTCATTTGTTTTTAGCCTTAATTTTCCCTTAATGTATTCTCATTAATTCTACTTGCATCTTTTTTGCTGATattttaaaagacaggaaaatgTAACTAAAACGACAAATATTAAGAGGCAGACAGAGGTAAATATAGTAGCTGAAGCtacttttgccttttttttttttgacttaagTTTCAAGTTGGACCAGATACCTCTAAATAAAATGAGACCTCACACCAATCCCTGCAGTATCCCAGTAGACGCTTCTCACCAATTTATTACACTGCTGTTTGTCATGACCCTTTGTTTATGGTTATTCAGAGAGCCCTGcccggatacaaaatttgtatctgcatccaatccGCAATATGCAAAAATGGTtcatggatataaagcagatagacgcagatttgcagggctctagttaTTCAGCCAAATATCAGTTCATGTGACACTTCCTATCCAAGCAAACTTGAAATAATTTTGAGTGAGATTCTGAGATGTTTTCTATCAAATGATGTTCTAAAATTTGATTATATTGCAAACAATAGCTTTTCTGTTAAGATTTTATCTTATTAGTTCTGAAAGATTTGTTCTTTACAATGCCAGTTGCTGTTGATTCCATCATCATGGATGTGTGATGACTCTTTCCTCAGTATTTCCTCCATTATTTGACTGGGAATTGAAACTAGACTTAACGCTAATAATTGTCATGCTATAAAACTAGTATAATTAATATGATCCTGGCATGTATCTCCCAACCCtacattttttaattattacatGATCACTTCCCCCTTTTATTATGCTGATTACACCTAAAATGTCAGTCTACTGAGAATGGGCCTGTAGTATGTTAAGAATACCTGGCTTACTCCTGGAATATTGCTGTAAACCTGGTTGGACATCTTTACATCCTGTTGACAAGGATAATACAATGACCATGCTTCTTTGTTGTTACAGTTCCACAGCGAGCTGATCGGAGAGTTGTAGAGACGATTGAAAAGCTAGTGAACAGTATTGTTACAGGTACTTTGTCAGCAAAAGAGAGAACTGCTCAGAAGAGCTGCCCTGAATATTGGTAGGTATTTTGGTGAAATTAGTTCtaaatatacagtagaacctcagagttaagaacacctcgggaatggaggttgcttgtaactctgaaatgttcgcaattctgaacaaaacattgtggtggttctttcaaaagtttacagctcaacattgacttaatacagctttgaaactttactatgcagaagaaaacttTACTAtgctttcttccccccccccccattttttttagtagtttacatttaacacagtattgtactgtatttggtggttgttttttctttgtcCCTGTTGCttcctgattgtgtacttccagttccaaatgaggtgtgtggttgactggtcagtttgtaactctggtgttcttaactctgaggttctactgtagcatAATACTACTTTGCCCTGTTTAGTGTCTGATCctactccattgaagtcagtggcaactttgccattgatttcaatggatttaAAATCAAGCCCATAGTGGATATTTCATCTGAATAGCTAAAAACACTTTATAAGTGCTAATTAAGCTTTTAACATACTTGGAAAGTAAGTGATATCTGCCCAGAAGTCCTAATTCTTAGTCACCTGCCTTGTCTAGTAGACTAGACTCCTTTTGACCTGTCAGTCCACATGCAGGAGGGCAAAAACAATTTGACTAGAAAGCCATAAGACATTTAGGTATAATTaatgtatgtttgtatgaattaTGTATTTAGTCCCATACTCAGTGTTTGAAAACAGAACTTGAGACACATAATTGCATAAGCATGGTATagtcttaatttttttcagtgaTTTGGGTGTGAAATTTAAGTTGCAACTTGCATTAAACTGAAATTGAAAAGTTTTGTAATGCTCTATTAAAGCTTGTTGGTCCAGGTTAAAATGCTATTATATGAAGTTGATTTAATTTCAGTAATTTAACATGAATATTCTTTTTATAGATGAAGAGGGCTGAGGACCTAATCCAGCATTGACCTCAATGTGAGCAGATCCTTGTGCCCCCATGACTCCAGACAGGCATAGGGATGTGCTTGCAGGGAGCTCGCTGCAGGGTTAGGGTCTAAATTACAGAAGGTTAGAAAAGACCTGAATTTAAATCCTAGTTTATGTTTCATATGAGCAAAAATGAGCTTGAATCACTTCAATCCAgtcagtttgtccagatctttaccaataccattttattttaaagcaacacTGTCTAGTTGAAGGTTGTTTGAGAATTGGCTTCTGTAGTCACAAATTACAGCTAGAGAAAATTTGTCTATACTTTTCCAGTTTGTTCACTTTGCAGTTTGGACAGCACTTTGGTGCTGAGTCTAGAAGTTTCTTAAAACACGTGactttaactttaagcatgtgaatagccctaatgtcaatgggactactcatgcgtAAGTACTTTCCTAAATCCAGGAAGTATAGTTTGTGTATAGTTAATTAACTGTTGCTTCTGTACAGGCACTCAGTTTCTTTTCTTGCTGAAAATACTTTTTATAAACATTGAGTGAAGtagaagaaaactttttttttaatccgaTATGTACTCCTTAAAGAGCATTCTTTCTGaaaatggaattattttaaattattcaacttcaaaaaaattaataaatcaaGTTGATAGCGTCACTTTGAGCCCTACAGTATAGCTGTTTATTACAGGCAACTTGAGCTCTATCTTAAAGCAATCTGTGATTTTGGAGCTTGACACAACTTATCTTTGCTTACTGCTTAGGAATGGAACTACTGCTTGTCTGAGGAAAACCCATACCTGCATGTTGTTTTTACCGGGATAGGGCATCCTATATACTATCAACTACCATGACGTTCTTGAAATATTGAAGGTTGCTTTCAGTATATGTTTTCCTTACACATGCGGCATTTATTTTTCGTTTCTAATGTAGGTTCTTGTCTGAGGAGGATAGTCTAGAATACAAATATTACAGACTGAAGTTATCAGAGATGCAAAGATTAACATCATCTACaaaggagggaggcagagaggggaaaacaCCAGAAGAATCTGCAACAGAATCAGTGAGGGCAATGTTGTATGCGAGGAAAGTAGCAAGTATCAAGAAAAggctctttaaaagaaaaagacttgGAATTTTTACACAACATGGAGTTAGAGGCAGGAAAGTGAGAAAATCAACCATAGGAACACAGACTGTGCTTTCAGCTGGTACGATGCTGAAACGTCAAGACAAGCTCACCCAAGGTTCAGTTCAGTCAAAACCTTCCATATCAGAAATCAGCATGTCTGAGAAGAACTCTTCATTGGACACAGCTGGATCCTCACAGCATGCCACCAGTCCAGAAGTTTCTCTGTCACTGGAAGAAGTGGCAGACACTGAGGATTTATCGGCATCAACTGGACATTCCCAGTCACTGTTGTCTCAATTTCCTGA from Lepidochelys kempii isolate rLepKem1 chromosome 25, rLepKem1.hap2, whole genome shotgun sequence includes the following:
- the SUGP2 gene encoding SURP and G-patch domain-containing protein 2 — translated: MASRRITRETFDAVVQDKVKRYRMDRNDAIEETIHHFKAHSRSVSRPRYEDSFHDDGRYSHDGPSSHDDWRGDAREDYPGPSYRSSSPLMRKDNYYHDHYGRPGSRDRDYGRPGSRDRDYGRPGSRDRDYGRPGSRDRDYGRPGSRDRDYGRPHPRESSRLHDTDFGSSELLGDFRSPGLVEEEYGNIESQDYDLEYGLQSESEFRPPVHRGNMSRGRILRGKHITRGLIKNKVFKGDIKTPLKKWNTKKTLPVTNQKSTLQPDQMPETTEQANQRSAIAQRLNQKLILRPNQRSTLTTQRPVIRIRKSEHVLRHLNFDLVDKSDIFSTFGIEIIKWAGFHTIKNDAEFQQLFGALFELETETCAKMLASFKCSLKPEHRDYCFFTIKNLQHAALKTPKVDNEFLNMLLDKGAMKTKNCFFEIIKPFDKYMMRLQDRLLKSVTPLLMACNAYELSIKTSGFSNSGEMAGAFETTISLCRKSLALLGQTFALASAFRQEKILEAVGLQEMAPAPTSFPNFDDSTLFGREYIENLKAWLEKSGYPIQMKKIEPESTIQLKKTAPDTRPKMKIPQRADRRVVETIEKLVNSIVTGTLSAKERTAQKSCPEYWFLSEEDSLEYKYYRLKLSEMQRLTSSTKEGGREGKTPEESATESVRAMLYARKVASIKKRLFKRKRLGIFTQHGVRGRKVRKSTIGTQTVLSAGTMLKRQDKLTQGSVQSKPSISEISMSEKNSSLDTAGSSQHATSPEVSLSLEEVADTEDLSASTGHSQSLLSQFPDVDAKTMETAEKLAKFVAQVGPEIEQFSIDNSADNPDLWFLQDQNSSAFKFYRMKVYELCPSINFSAVSEIAAPGESDKPEERNLDNLEEEEEEEEEEDNEEEEEETELEENISQTLEEVEMEHAEEGEAGGSEEIASKEMRSKTGDETSTGEMQPSSASDCTTPNLSAQVPASAPGIPFPRKRISSKSLKVGMIPASKRVCLIEEPKVHEPVRIAYDRPRGRPVTKKKKKPKDLDFLHKKLTVKNVGFQMLQKMGWQEGRGLGSQGKGIKEPVKVGTTSAGEGLGAAGEENKEDTFDVFRQRMIQMYRQKRASK